aaatttgtttagaaatttaaacaaaattttgaggAATAGCAAATAATAGATATTAGTAGCATAAAGAAGTTTCTATTGGCCAAGTATAAATAGCattattaagaaattgaatgagcttctcatattattttattatattaatacatacTTGTTAATTTTACATAAACAGATGATATAGAGTAAAATATATGTGCAcatctacatttttaattaatgttttaTGCTTCTGTATACGTTCGTAATCACGCGCCGCCAAATAAGATATCCAGAAGTTTTGAAGAACATACTAGAAAAGTATTCCATTCGAAATAACATCGATTGTATGTAATTTTTCATCTTTATTTTGCATATCATTAATTCTCAACAGTACAATGACTACAAATtctattttgataaaatttgtataaaactcGTAAAATATTCGAATTACCGTAAAACCATCGATTAAAATCGAAACGAAAATGACGAAATctatagaattatttattactgtatttGTTTACTGTAAAAACACGCAATTCGAAATGTGACAGCAGTTACAGATTATTGTAGAAATATCTAGAAAACAGGACATCGCGTCAACACATAACAATTCTTACTtcttaaattttgtacttttcaaaattaaacaaagtAAATATTATTGTCAAAAtctgataaatattaaaaaaatattaaaatgtaacaaattcatacaaaaatattgttaattctATAATACAGAACTACTCCAAtgaaaacaataataataaaaaaatacttgaaGGCTACTAAGCGAATGATGCAACGAATTGTCAAAATTGAATACAAcataaaattcttttaaattcatcaattactttacattatattttgaatttaaaaaaatataaataaaacaaactgTGATTTTACTTTCACGAAAACAAAGTATATTtaagcctgaaattccaaaaatatcattcatactataattttttttctaGAATTGAATTGTGTGTTAAAAGATAAggtatatatttttacattaagaATGAACAGTCATAAATCGTTGAAAACTCAAAACAAATTACTGCATAGAAATATGTACATCtgaaaaatttatacattaagAATCACGAATTGATTCTCGCGTTTGGCGCGAAATATCtgtgtttataatatttaatgtatacaTGTAAAGTTCATTAAAAACTACTTACTACCACAAGATTTCAAAACCATCCAAAAACTATATACACTCTGCTATTCTtctgttttgtttttttttttctttacgtAAGAGCAATGAGCTCCTACAAAGAGGAAAACACACTCTCTCTGCGCTTATTTGAAAGATACTGTAACGGTGCGTTTGAAATAAGCGAGCGAACACTCATTCTTCCCCCACTATGATAAGATTCAAACGTACACGAGCATTCTTTCGCCGCTCGGATGTCTAAAGCGAACGAATGCTCTAACAATATGAACATTTGCTCGTAGAATCAATTCGATACAATTTAATTCGTCACAATTCGACTCCATGCGATTTAATTCCATATGATTTGATTTAATCCGATGCGATTTGATTCAACAGGAATCAGTTCGATAAAATTCAAGTTGACGCGATCAATCTAAACAACTCAAAGTGATTTAATTTAACGCGTTTCAAATCAACACGGTTCAATTCCCTCTACTTAGCATTTAGATGtccgtattttttatttgaattacttAATATGAACAAACAACTTGTTCAATAATCATTTGCACCAAATGAACATATATGAATGTTCTTGCTCTTACTTTTACTCTACGTTTTTGTTCGCTTAAACCACGATCGTACAAATGTATCTTACACTGCTTTGTGAATCGTCGCGAATGAGTAATACCCGAATCACTACGAACACGTACGAATTCGAACGAAGTGAACATGAAATGATATCAACAATGTACAAAAACCTTTTGTCAATAAACACACTGTTTTTCAATGTTCACAAATTAGCTACTTAAGATTAAAGTTCAAATTAAGCTTTATCATATTCACGTAATACCCGTTATTGCaaaacttaaataaataaaatggcatataaaaaaataagacaatgtccaatttaaaattcaatttttcaaatatgaaataaacATTGTAGTTAACTGTACTTTTTGTACAATTCCAACtatctaatattattttcattttaatcataAACGATAAGTCAGGACTCTGAAATGAACTCTTCTCTTAAAATATAGTACCAAACTACTTATAAACGGAACAATACTCGATTCATAGCATGTCTTCATTAAATATGAAGTTTCCAATATAACATCAAACAGTCAAAAACAATCTATGTAAATAAATGCATAtcataaattttttcatttccaccATTTTGTTTAACTTAGACATTCGAATAtacttattttcaaaattaattgtaaaaagtattaaaaatttttatgaaaaacttACCCGGATGCGTCCGAAACGCTTTCACGTTAATGGATCACCCAATCTTGGCTTTTTCTCGTATTTGACGGTACAAATAGGAAATAGAATTACAGACAGACTATTCGGTTTGACAGTTGTTCTAACAATAAGAAATGGCGGAGCCGTGTACATTCAGCTGATCATTACGCGTCATTGCACGCTCATGCGTAACAAAAAGTAGTCCCTCTATGAACGtaaataaatttgcattttCGTAAACAAActcattttgtttatttttatcggTTTCAAGATAATCTATATAAAtctcaaataaaattacatttatttatttaatacattaacatttattagtttcatattaattcaaattcaatttaattattaatacttatagacttatgaaatttaatatcttcaatttattagaattctagaaatttcaATTCAACGCTTTATATCCAACGTAATTCTTTTGttgcatttatttatttctatattgtacaaaatttataaattaataatttagataatattaaataattacatagtTAAAAACTAAAATTGGAAACTTTTTTTATAATAGAGTAAATTAAGACATGTTCTCGTgatgttatttaattaatacttgTTTAGTACAGTTTATAAGCTAACTTCAGCTGATCGTGAcagtaaatatattataattgttatataagTTTATCATTTGAccaattatattatttcatcatttttacatatttatgaattaaacaaattataattcaagtatttaaaatatgctatcaacaatatttttgacatagattttttttaaattaaatgtttttaaaatttcattcagaGAAATATCgcatttctataaaaataatataagtaactttattattttgctgtatattaaatacaatgtataacaaatacaaatgaaataaattcttCATCTACTATCATCAGTGGATTTACGCTGATTCATTTCTATCTGTATATCCTGTTCTTGCTCTAATGCTTTGACAGTTGCTTCTAATGTAAATAAATGTTCATCGTATATACCTGGAGCAATTATACGCATTGCAGATGctaatttatgtaaatattctGTGTTAGCCCCACTAGGACCATGAGATACAAGTATCTGTTTCGCAATTACATGAATATCTTCTACACCTGCATAATTTGGATTATCTTCCCCTCctatgtaaattgtaatataaaatggtgTAAGATCCGACGATATTGGTAATAACtttttactttcaaaattagtttgaaaactattatttgttaataaaaatgatccAATATCTTCAATTGAATAGGATGGATAAAAAAGTACGCTTTTTCTTTCGTAACCTCCTTTTTCCCTGTAGTCCAAATGTTTTACAACTGTATCTATGTTATGGGATGATATTTTGTATGCAACACCCCATACTTCATCATTAGGATTATCGGAAGAAAGTAGCGTGACAACACGACCAggctataaaataatttcagtatattttgtattgtttctaatataaaaactattgtttttaaattaatataaaaataattagataCATACCCTATCAGGTACACCTCTGTGATCTGTACTTTTCTGGTAAAATCTTCTAATATATCCTTTAATGTGACCAACAAGAATTTCTTCGTATGGAAAATCGGCTTTCCAAATAAGTGAACCATATCCAAATACCCACATTATcggttttataattaaataccaATAACCTAtacgaatttaatttattatctaAAATGATACTTTTTGGTAAacgtatacaaaatttaaataaaacattattttttaaatacttgatATTGTATCCACATTgtattactaaataatttataaattatttagtaaaaatttgatagaaatttaataaaaagcgtaaaatattttatactgacATTTTGAATAACAATTCAAAGTGATTGAATATAATCGTTTAGATAAAATCACGAATTTTTAAAGATTATAAGTACTTGGTATATAATACGTATGTCTATatgttttaaatacaattttgtttaaaataatattaggcATAATAATTAGCACGTGCATTTCAGACAGTTTACGTTGCTCACAtggactacgtttccatcgagggtccaaatcgggtcagagttgggttagagtcgggttagagttaagttgccttgcctgtttccatcggatcagagttacgttggggttggagttgggttgaacattaccaactgcacaaaatcaactaccatattctgacatgtaaagctgagcaatattaattttacaatatcaaaatagcatacaaaaattatttctcagattacaagatcaccgacaaaaagtaataataacctcttctacaccgattaatacagcacgtgatatacaatgcaatttggatttgttatgttggcaataCAAACTCGACTTTTGTCGTTTCCACCGCACCTCAactgaacgctaccctaaaattttgactacgtttccatcgagggtccaaatcgggtcagagtcgggttagagtcgggttggggtcagcgcttgtacggtggaaacgccaaaggtttagttgaactctaccctacaaaattttagggtagcgttcagttgaggttcggtggaaacgacaagagtcgagttcgtgttgccaacataacaaatccaaattgcattgtgtatcacgtgttgtattaattggtgtagaagaggttattattactttttgtcggtgatcttgtaatctgagaaataatttttgtatgttattttgatattctaaaattaatattgctcagctttacatgtcagaatatggtagttgactttgtgcagttggtaatgttcaacccaactccaaccccaacgtaactctgatcccatggaaacaggcaaggcaacttaactctaacccgactctgacccgatttggaccctcgatggaaacgtagtcatgTACACGAATTGAGAATGGAGTGTAATGTCTACCAGAATGTACAATGTACAGTGCGTGTTAGATCAGCGTGAATTGTGTGGATCGCTGTTGTTCGTTAACTTATGCTAAAAAATGTTATTGACAGTTATttgtattacataaaatatatacatattctatatacatatatatatatttatttatttatatatgaaaAACTTATATACACTTAAATACAAACAGTATGATACTTAACAGTGTCTCGCTTTTGTGCGAGAAAAGAATTTTTCATACCAATTGTACTGTTAACTATTAACtgttaaaattttgtacttGGTTATAATTATTAGTActaaattattcatttcttcCGCAACatgatttcaaaattgttatgtACTGATGTGCTTGCAATTCGCTGTGTAAATAATTTAGTATTTGTAGGTTAGTTGTATATGCACAAACTTTGTATTATGTTAACATTGTAATAAAATCTCCAATCTCTTCAATATAAAACAGTatattttcacagttttaaCATTATTCCTAACCACCTAAgctgttttttttattattataggtGTGGGTTGTACATTACATATTTTTGATATTGACACTTACAAATTAGAAAAGAAAATCGATTGCCTTTATCCATACAATATACATGGAATTATTGAGGGTCCTAACAATAAGATATCTATATTTGGGGCTAACTCTTTATGTGGATATAATATTCAGAAAAAACAAGAAACATTAATGTAAGTTAAATGATTTTTGTTAAAcattacataataatttaaattttatcatttatctAGAGTTAAAGAAGAATTTAGTAAAAATTGTCTTAATGATTGGATAATAACAGTGAAATGGTTATCATTTGATGGATATGAGTATTTAGCAGTTTTATTAGCACATAATAACGTATGCATTTATGACTGCATCAAGAAAAACTATCAAAATGTATGGTGCAAGGAAAAATGCATTCTGTATCCTTCTATATacatatttgaataaatattacatGTTACAAAACTTGACTTTATTATTAGGTATGGTGGATCAATGTTAGTCCAAAATCAAAAAGACTTGATCATTTTTAGCGGAACTGTATATCAAGAAATATtaatatgggaaataaattATAGTTCTTCATGTACTGAAATTTCACCTATTTTACATCGTTTGCATGGACATAATGTTAGTATTACACTCTTTTAAAGTAATGTgttgtttcaaataaaatatttaaatttaaaaatgtaaacattGAATTCTCTCTAGGGAGTAATCTTTTCGGTCATATATGATTCAGTTACTCAACTTATCTGTTCTACATCTGATGATAGAACAGTCAGATTATGGGAAGTGAATAGCAATGAAaccaataaaaatcatataatttgGAAAgatgtcaaaattaaattaaaaaaaacaaTGTTTGGTCATACAGCAAGAGTATGGAAATCTATAATAAGAAATGAGACTTTAATTACCATAGGAGAAGTAATTATCATGCATATGTATTATGTAATGTACTGTAAACAATATAATGCATATTcatatttttcgatttttagGATTCTCTCATGTGTACTTGGTCATTAGATGGtaaattgattaataaaatttgtgcaCATCATGGAGCTGCGATATGGAGCATTGACATATCAAGTGATAACAAAAGCATCTTTACTGGTGGAGCTGATGGCGCAGTTCATGCATGGCCTTTCCCCAGTGATTATATCCAACCAATTACACTAGTACCTAGACAGCATATATCTATTTTGCCAAAATATAATTGTTACTTAAAAAGtggtaatttcttaatttttaatgaaaacggGATTTTGTACATCTATGATAGGTGGCAAAGTAATCCAAAAGAGTTTTTGTATCTTGAAAGGTTTAATACATATTGCATTATGCAAGTTTCACTATGCCATTCTTATGTTTGTTTTGCATCAAAAGATGGATATATAGCAATATATAAAGGTAAAAGCATCAATAAATGCAGAATAATAATACTCATTGTcagataataaatattaataaaatagtatcAATCACTAAGTAATCTATGTCAAATACTTATAGAAGCTGATATTACAACTAACAAAATACTACAATTAATTGTGGAAGAAAAAATAATGGAATCACAAATACTCTCTATACAATGGTTAGGAAACAATAACCTGGTAGCTTGTGGCTTAAATGGTGTTCTGAAGATATTCAGTTTTACTATGGAGGGTATGTGCAAAGAATACAATATAAGTTATTGTCGAAATTGATTAtagttttcattttctttttttatataggATCAGTAACTATTCAATCAATGGGCTTGTTACCACAATGTCGAGAGCGTTGGTTGACAGCAGCaatattatatgaacatgtgTTGATATGTGGAGATAGAGCTGGAAATATGCATGTTTTTGAggttcaaaaatataattcgaATGATGAGACaaatatacttaaaataaataacaaacctATTCAAACTTTTCCTAAAGTTCATGGAAAGATaggtattcaaaattttatagttttacattcaaaattaatatcagGAGGTCGTGATGGAACGTTACGATTTTATGAAATAACTGAACATCAAAACACAAAATCTTTATGCACTTTACATTCGGAAAAAATGCCAATGGATTGGATTAGTGGCAGTTTAAAAGTATCTGACGACATTTTCATATTGGGATTCAAAGAAGTAATTAGATATTTAATAAAGtacaatgtaattaataattttatattctacGTTTGAATCACtttttctgttattattttcagacGGAATTCTTAGTATATAGCATGTTTTATCGTAGAATCGTAACAAGAGTTCCTTGTGGTGGTGGTCATAGATCATGGGATTGTATTGTACTAAACGAACTTGtttcatttctttatattcGTAATAAACAAGtatatatatttgattttcCGTTAGCTGCTTTAAAAACCCCGGTTTTATTGGTAAGCTATGTATCTGTATTCTTCCATATCAATtagtcattattttattatacaatttttgtgttTAAACTTTCAGAATGGTTTTCATACAAAAGAAGTAAATTTCATTAACCCTGTATTAAACACAAACATGCAAAACGTGTTTATATCTGGAGGAGAAGATGGTACTCTTCATATTTCTCATGTCTTCAGTACattagtaaaaaataatttgtgcTTACAAACATTAGGTATTTTTGATGGCCACATTTCCACagtaaaatttataacttcCTTAAGTTTGCAATTTAATTCTTCCCGCAATAAACATCTTGTTTTTTCTGGGGGTGGAAGGGCCCAAATAAAAGTGTGGGAAATTAATATAAACGATAGCAAAAAATCATTACAAAGTATAGATATTTCTTGTCATGACGTTACATCTCATATGTTGTACGGATTTGATCGATATCGTAAAAAACAATGTCAGGAGTCTAATCGGTCTTACATCGTAGAACCTGAAACCCGTTACATGGATGCTGAAATTTATCATAGTACTACAAGCTTACAttgcgtattgcttttcgttgCATGCGCAGATGGCTTTGTAAGGTATACTTTTGctttttattaataacatttattataaatactatACAAACATATGTACTTCAATAGTTTCGCagtccataaaaataaaattttaacatattttctcagatttaaataacattaaattcatttttaataatattgcatATTTAAATGTGTGGTTAAATATTGtttacagaatatttttgtacaatacTAAAACAAAACgtatttcgttaaaaatacATGCAAAATGCGCAATTCGTTGCATAGTAAAAACAACTGTCTTAACATATGAAGAGAAGGTAATTGCATTAACTATGTCAACTGATGGAATCATTCGTTTTATTGATTTCACTGAtatcgttttaaaaattatacaagagCCGCATTGTGAGAAGCAAGAATTTCAGAACTATATAGATGTATCTGTTgcgaaatttaatttacatcaATCTGGAATTAATTCATATGACTTAAAAGCAATTGGAAAAGACGAATATCTTTTGGCAACTGGTGGTGACgacaatttatttaacattattcgttttaaaattgaaacatcAGGCAAAGATCAACAGTTATACGTTTCATTGTTATCAAAATGGTGTACGTCCACTACACATTTTGCACAAATTACAGGTATGCTAGTATAAATAATTGCTACTTTTAGTATGATTAAtagtataaatatacaaaatttatcaatAATGTGTTATGTTATAGGagtaaaattttatgaagataaaatttttagtgTTGGAATGGATCAACAAGTCATTATGTATAATTATAGCTTTAATAATGATTGTTTATGTGTAACAGTTTTAAAGAAAATCTTCACATTTGTAACAGATGTAAAAGGTCTAACTTTATGTTATAATTCAAAGTATGTTTACAACTTAAAtgtatttcaatattctcaataccaatttaatattaatattaaagtgTCTATTTATTTTAGAGATAAGCCATTTTTGTGTGTTTATGGAAGAGGATTTGAAATATTAAcgtatgaataaaatttaaataaaaaaaaaaagaaaaaacaggtAATAATGTTTTTTGAAGGAGTGATGATAAAAGTTCATGTTTGTATCAAACTCTGTTTTTTGGCCATAATTACAATGGAAGTATTTCTTGACAAATATATTagaacaattaaataaataatataattcgaAGAATATCTGGGAACTGTTTGTCAGAAAACACATACATTGTAATCATAACTCTACTTGACATGTTGTAATGCTTGCAGTGATTGCAGAATAAAGAGTAGCCACTATTGCTTCTTGATACTTAATTCTTTATTCCACTTTCAGATGGCGAAGTGATAAGAAAACAAGTTAAATGTCATTGATTCAGTTATTCATATAAGTCACATTTTtgcaaaagttgaaaagttattGTGATCAACGATTATTCGATAGAAATGACGAGTATTACAATATCGGCAGTTCGAACACGAACTAGTATTCTTGACAAATCATTAAGTAAAGGCAAAGGAGAGGTTAGCTTAAGTTGTTTTGCCCTGTTATTTTCAGAACTAGTACAGTACTGTCAAAATCGAGTTTACACTGTACCAGAGTTACAAAATAAGTACGTAACCGATCAGCATCAATGAAATAtagttacataaaattaataatttcatatttgtgGGTTAGATTGGCAGAATTAGGTGCAGAGGTTGGTCACAGAATAACAGATTTACTCGTTGTTCGAGAAAAAGGTGGAAAACGTGAGATAAAACTATTGAACATCTTGTTGTTTATTAAAAGTACAGTATGGAAATCATTATTTGGTCGGGAGGCTGACAAATTAGAACATGCAAATGATGATGAACGTACTTATTACATCATAGAAAAAGAAGCTTTAGTAAACAAGTTTATATCAGTTCCAAAAGATAAAGGAAGTTTGAATTGTGCCTCTTTTATTGCTGGAATAGTTGAAGCTATTCTTTGTGACTGTGGTTTTGTAAgtattaaattgtataaatacatatttatattacacAATTTAAACATACGCTAGTAGTTGATAAATTTATACTTCATTGTAAAATTATTggttaaattatacatttttacaatgTAGATACAATATAGGTATAAcagatttacaatattatttataatattattttacagaaaTACAACTATTTAAACTTATatcatgaaattataatttagtaacaaagaaattctataaatctttatttatatttatagacaGCAAAAGTAACTGCACACTGGCATAAAGGAACAACGTATATGGTGAAATTCGATGATGCAGTTGTTACTCGAGATAAGCAGCTTGAAGATCGATAATTTAATATCCGGTAAAGAAAAACTGGTCATACATGGAAagttttgcaaataaaattgaaaaatgattaatattttattaaccctttttcttttttcgttttttttttttttttaaacaaaacaaGTAAAAAAGTCGTTCTTAGCATTTCTGTGATCCCATAAAGAACAAAGACAACATTAAAACTGTATAAGACTAAATACTTGAAACCATTGTTCTATTATGTTTATTACAAAGTAATTGCTTTACTcaacataatttaatatacatGACATAGTTCATGTTccagtatatgtacatatatattgaATGACAAACAAAgatttaaatgtacaaattttactaTTACAAATACACTGtcaaagtataaatttatataaatttaaattctctATCGGCATAACTTATTTGACCAGTACGAATACGATGTTCTTGCTTCGACTGTAACAtgaaaacaatttaataattattcctattatttttaaaatctactttccaaaatttaagaattaatttaCCTTTTGTCGTGTAAATAGTGCTGCAAATCCTGCAAATGCAACTGTAACAAGTCCACATACTAATAGAACTTTACCAGTCATTTTTGTGTGATACTCTTGCGTAAGTCTTAGAACATTATATCTGTCAAATGCCTCATCAGCCTGTATGttttaaataagaaaagaataaaattgacaaGGTTAAAGTTAaattctatcatttttattgttattcttTTCATAATATTTCGTGTCAACCAATTGAGGTTACGTGTGATACGTACAACTATCGACTGCTTCGTTGGATGGagtatttcttttaaatattgttcACGTAAAACCTTTTTTCTTGCATCTCTCCATTCTATTACTTCTCGCATTTTTGGCGAGACATCATAGAAATCCATTTTATTTGATCCCATTTTTCAATCTAAAGTTTACGTTACACAGTAGTGTCGAATACTGAACTTAtataagatatatatatatgtatataccatATAATATTGTCGTGTACATACAAAGAAACTTTGTATACCAGGTTGTAagcaagaaaatttaaaaatgtattattaacaaaataaattggAACATTGAATTGCATGTTGAAAAGCTTCAAAATTCCATAACTGAATAGAATATATCATTAATTATTGATTAGTAAagatactttttatttttggaacattataatcaaaatatttaatcgcaatacaaat
Above is a window of Megachile rotundata isolate GNS110a chromosome 1, iyMegRotu1, whole genome shotgun sequence DNA encoding:
- the LOC100883722 gene encoding putative glutathione-specific gamma-glutamylcyclotransferase 2, whose product is MWVFGYGSLIWKADFPYEEILVGHIKGYIRRFYQKSTDHRGVPDRPGRVVTLLSSDNPNDEVWGVAYKISSHNIDTVVKHLDYREKGGYERKSVLFYPSYSIEDIGSFLLTNNSFQTNFESKKLLPISSDLTPFYITIYIGGEDNPNYAGVEDIHVIAKQILVSHGPSGANTEYLHKLASAMRIIAPGIYDEHLFTLEATVKALEQEQDIQIEMNQRKSTDDSR